One Leopardus geoffroyi isolate Oge1 chromosome C1, O.geoffroyi_Oge1_pat1.0, whole genome shotgun sequence DNA segment encodes these proteins:
- the TEX44 gene encoding testis-expressed protein 44, translating into MTTAPSGEARAASIPTHGDSRPTDTSTVGSQSEDPLLADVPTANGATVSPEQQEVDQASIEQVTSTSSSESGDKDKHEAAVGDSQEPKEATALLDHQASNAPQMPTSSQDPAWEGLVQNASMSLSPQTSQRDPLGEEETPQMSGTPDSDQELAPTMAAAKAQFPGKDTQPAVSSADSGGQEDTETTGTTTTAEGGTLEGEPEGPETLNSDTEASTAAESQGGTEEDLVGGSEYLQAEQLPPARGGSAPPSPGPLEVAPGRRPLDVSLYMANEDNSYMRSMTSLLGGGEGSISSLADILVWSETTVGMATAFLASGHSSATDVLQSSGPSLRSVSSILGNTFSSGLMTGTGSALRSVTHMLETVEQRTLGGIRSAMRYLISHLSPRRAPARPDPD; encoded by the coding sequence ATGACCACCGCACCCTCGGGGGAGGCCAGAGCTGCCAGCATCCCCACACATGGTGACAGCAGGCCCACGGACACTTCAACAGTGGGGTCCCAAAGTGAGGACCCCCTCCTTGCAGATGTCCCAACGGCTAACGGTGCCACCGTATCACCTGAACAGCAGGAGGTAGATCAGGCCTCCATTGAGCAGGTCACCTCCACGTCCTCATCAGAATCTGGGGACAAGGACAAGCATGAAGCTGCTGTAGGGGACAGCCAGGAGCCTAAGGAGGCCACGGCCCTGCTGGACCACCAGGCCTCAAACGCTCCACAAATGCCCACGAGCTCCCAGGACCCAGCATGGGAGGGACTGGTACAAAATGCAAGCATGTCTCTGAGTCCTCAGACCTCCCAACGAGACCCCCTGGGGGAAGAAGAGACCCCACAAATGTCGGGTACCCCGGACAGTGACCAAGAATTAGCTCCAACTATGGCAGCTGCTAAGGCACAGTTCCCCGGAAAGGACACTCAGCCCGCTGTGAGCTCTGCAGACTCGGGTGGTCAGGAGGACACTGAGACCACGGGCACCACCACCACCGCTGAAGGAGGGACTCTTGAGGGGGAACCTGAGGGTCCAGAGACCTTGAACTCTGACACTGAAGCTTCGACTGCCGCTGAGTCCCAGGGAGGGACTGAGGAGGATTTGGTGGGCGGCTCAGAATATCTGCAGGCTGAGCAGCTCCCGCCCGCAAGAGGAGGCAGTGCGCCCCCCTCGCCTGGCCCCCTCGAGGTGGCCCCAGGGAGGAGGCCCCTGGACGTCAGCCTTTATATGGCCAATGAGGACAACAGCTATATGCGCTCCATGACCAGCCTGCTGGGCGGAGGTGAGGGGTCCATCAGCTCCCTGGCAGATATCCTAGTGTGGTCTGAGACCACCGTGGGCATGGCCACGGCCTTCCTGGCTTCTGGCCACAGCTCCGCGACAGACGTGCTGCAGAGCAGCGGGCCCAGCCTGCGCTCCGTCTCCAGCATCCTGGGGAATACCTTCTCCTCTGGGCTGATGACAGGGACTGGCTCGGCCCTGCGCTCTGTCACCCACATGCTGGAGACGGTGGAGCAGAGGACTCTAGGGGGCATCCGCTCGGCCATGCGCTACCTGATCAGCCACCTCAGTCCACGCCGGGCCCCTGCCAGACCAGACCCTGACTAG